One window from the genome of Pseudomonadota bacterium encodes:
- a CDS encoding Crp/Fnr family transcriptional regulator has product MQDMIKFPCFSDLTPEQQQQVATLSSLKHFTSGQEIIGFGEEAAYMYFVGEGQVKLYRADEKGQDAVLRVVPKGDWFFELSAFFPMNAPAAAVTLRDADILMIPSGTMRDIMCHNENFAQRILGHAAEHFQILTNKVMDMTLKTPLQRVSYFLLQEFIRHGGKNKEFTLPYKKSLIASELGMTAETFSRVLMRLKETGIEIERNKVTLPHTGALCGVCDPALMHQCPNFDPVHCPAQEACLSASCRKTRVS; this is encoded by the coding sequence ATGCAGGATATGATAAAATTCCCTTGTTTCTCGGATTTGACGCCGGAGCAGCAGCAGCAGGTTGCGACGCTCTCCTCCCTGAAGCATTTCACATCCGGACAGGAAATTATCGGTTTCGGTGAGGAAGCCGCTTATATGTATTTTGTCGGCGAGGGACAGGTCAAACTGTACCGCGCGGATGAAAAAGGACAGGATGCCGTGTTGCGGGTTGTTCCCAAGGGGGACTGGTTTTTTGAGCTTTCCGCCTTTTTCCCGATGAATGCGCCGGCAGCGGCGGTCACATTGCGGGATGCCGATATTTTAATGATCCCCTCGGGAACGATGCGCGATATCATGTGCCATAATGAAAATTTTGCGCAGAGAATTCTGGGCCATGCGGCGGAACATTTCCAAATCCTGACCAATAAAGTCATGGATATGACTTTGAAAACGCCGCTGCAGCGCGTCAGTTATTTCCTGTTGCAGGAATTTATCCGCCATGGCGGCAAAAACAAAGAATTTACCCTGCCATATAAAAAATCACTGATTGCCAGTGAACTGGGAATGACGGCTGAAACATTCTCGCGCGTTTTGATGCGGTTGAAGGAAACGGGGATAGAGATTGAGCGCAATAAAGTGACCCTGCCGCATACGGGCGCGCTCTGCGGTGTGTGTGATCCCGCATTGATGCATCAATGCCCGAATTTCGATCCCGTACATTGTCCCGCACAGGAGGCATGTCTTTCTGCCAGCTGCCGAAAAACGCGTGTTTCTTGA
- a CDS encoding cbb3-type cytochrome c oxidase subunit 3 encodes MMSRFFADAATIMPSLMLILFLAFFCGVIVWLYNPRNKEKFEEYGRIPFKEEPHGGEK; translated from the coding sequence ATGATGTCACGTTTTTTTGCCGATGCTGCGACAATTATGCCCTCGCTGATGCTGATACTGTTTCTGGCATTTTTCTGCGGCGTGATTGTCTGGCTTTATAATCCGCGCAATAAAGAAAAATTCGAAGAATACGGCAGAATTCCGTTTAAGGAGGAGCCTCATGGCGGTGAAAAATAA
- a CDS encoding OmpW family protein, translating to MIRLRAIDVMPAESSTLSIADKAKAGNQAVPELDFTYFWTDHWATELILATSEHHMSTKGGIDLGDVWILPPTLTAQYHFMPDQRFRPYLGAGLNYTFFYNEKAGTSIASIDYDNGLGYALQAGFDYGIDDHWAINFDVKKVWLNTDVTTTGPAVTGDVDLDPWIIGTGVSYRF from the coding sequence ATGATTCGCCTGCGTGCGATTGATGTGATGCCGGCTGAAAGCAGTACGCTGAGCATTGCCGATAAAGCAAAAGCCGGCAATCAGGCAGTGCCGGAGCTGGATTTCACCTATTTCTGGACGGATCATTGGGCAACCGAGCTGATTTTGGCGACCTCCGAACATCATATGTCGACCAAAGGCGGAATTGATCTGGGGGATGTCTGGATTTTGCCGCCGACACTGACGGCGCAGTACCACTTTATGCCCGATCAGAGATTCCGCCCCTATCTTGGTGCCGGACTGAACTACACGTTCTTTTATAATGAAAAAGCCGGAACAAGTATCGCGAGCATTGATTACGATAACGGTCTGGGCTATGCTTTGCAGGCAGGTTTTGACTACGGTATTGACGATCACTGGGCTATCAATTTTGATGTCAAAAAAGTCTGGCTGAACACGGATGTCACCACCACCGGTCCCGCTGTTACCGGAGATGTTGACCTTGATCCCTGGATTATCGGTACCGGTGTGTCTTACCGTTTTTAA
- the ccoO gene encoding cytochrome-c oxidase, cbb3-type subunit II has product MMNKHAKIERSPFLLFILIVVAVSIGGLVEAVPLFRVETTIERVDGVRPYTPLELAGKAIYLREGCYTCHSQQIRPLRDEVERYGHYSIAAESMYDHPFQWGSKRTGPDLARIGGKYSDDWHAVHLKNPRDVVPESIMPAYAFMAKRGARLHDIGKDMKALKMAGVPYTDDMIKNAYWDALAQAKNDADTDGLTERYGEKLNMRDFDGNPTVTTELDALIAYLQVLGTMVDFETYQEAQ; this is encoded by the coding sequence ATGATGAACAAACACGCAAAAATCGAACGCAGTCCTTTTCTGTTGTTTATACTGATTGTCGTTGCCGTCTCTATCGGTGGTCTTGTCGAAGCGGTGCCGCTGTTCCGTGTTGAAACAACGATTGAACGTGTTGACGGGGTGCGTCCCTATACGCCGCTGGAGCTGGCGGGGAAGGCGATTTATCTCCGCGAAGGGTGTTATACCTGTCACAGTCAGCAAATTCGTCCCCTGCGTGACGAGGTTGAACGTTACGGGCACTACTCCATCGCGGCGGAAAGCATGTATGACCACCCGTTTCAATGGGGATCGAAACGTACAGGGCCTGACCTGGCCCGTATCGGCGGGAAGTATTCCGATGACTGGCATGCGGTGCATTTAAAGAATCCGCGCGATGTTGTGCCGGAATCGATTATGCCTGCCTATGCTTTTATGGCCAAGCGTGGCGCACGTCTTCACGATATCGGCAAAGATATGAAAGCGCTGAAAATGGCCGGTGTTCCCTATACGGATGACATGATTAAAAACGCCTATTGGGATGCGCTGGCACAGGCGAAGAATGATGCTGATACCGACGGATTGACGGAACGCTATGGTGAAAAACTGAATATGCGTGATTTTGACGGTAATCCGACCGTGACGACAGAGCTGGATGCGCTGATTGCTTATTTGCAGGTGCTGGGCACGATGGTTGATTTTGAAACCTATCAGGAGGCGCAGTAA
- the ccoN gene encoding cytochrome-c oxidase, cbb3-type subunit I, whose amino-acid sequence MAAVRETRYNDDIVKLFTIATIFWGIAGFSVGLLIALQLVFPWLNIGEFLTFGRLRPLHTSAVIFAFGGNALFATSYYVVQRTCETRLWGDKLAFFTFWGFQVFILIAGLGYLFGVTQAKEYAEPEWYADLWLTFVWVAYLAVFVMTLRKRKEPHIYVANWFYLSFIITVAVLHLVNNISIPIGLFETKSYSLWAGVQSALIQWWYGHNAVGFFLTAGFLGMMYYFVPKQANRPVYSYRLSILHFWSLIFIYIWAGPHHLHYTALPDWAQTLGMTFSIMLWMPSWGGMINGVMTLSGAWHKLREDPILRFMVISLAFYGMSTFEGPLLSIKTVNALSHYTDWTIGHVHAGALGWNAFITFGALYYLVPKLWDKPLYSMRLVNTHLWIATVGIVLYISAMWVAGIMQGLMWRSYDEMGFLTYSFSETVMAMKPYYIIRALGGLLFTGSAFIMVYNFYKTIYATPVSVKTKTAQLAGGAA is encoded by the coding sequence ATGGCGGCAGTGCGCGAGACGCGATATAATGATGATATCGTTAAGCTTTTTACAATTGCGACAATCTTTTGGGGGATCGCGGGTTTTTCCGTCGGTCTCCTGATTGCATTGCAGCTGGTTTTCCCATGGCTGAATATCGGTGAATTTCTGACCTTCGGACGTTTGCGTCCGTTGCATACCTCGGCGGTGATTTTCGCCTTTGGCGGCAATGCGCTTTTTGCCACCAGCTATTATGTTGTGCAGCGTACATGCGAGACGCGGCTTTGGGGTGACAAGCTGGCCTTCTTTACGTTCTGGGGGTTTCAGGTCTTTATCCTGATAGCTGGGCTGGGCTATCTTTTCGGCGTGACGCAGGCAAAAGAATATGCCGAGCCGGAATGGTATGCCGATCTGTGGCTGACCTTTGTCTGGGTCGCCTATCTTGCCGTGTTTGTGATGACGCTGAGAAAACGGAAAGAGCCGCATATCTACGTCGCCAACTGGTTTTACCTGTCCTTTATCATCACTGTGGCGGTGCTGCATCTGGTCAACAACATCTCCATTCCGATCGGGTTGTTTGAAACCAAAAGCTATTCGCTCTGGGCCGGTGTGCAAAGCGCATTGATCCAGTGGTGGTACGGCCATAACGCCGTCGGTTTCTTCCTGACGGCAGGGTTTCTGGGGATGATGTATTATTTTGTTCCCAAACAGGCAAACCGTCCGGTTTACTCCTACCGTTTGTCCATTCTGCATTTCTGGTCGCTGATCTTTATCTATATCTGGGCCGGTCCGCACCATCTGCATTACACGGCGTTGCCCGATTGGGCGCAGACGCTGGGCATGACCTTCTCGATCATGCTGTGGATGCCGTCATGGGGCGGTATGATCAACGGCGTGATGACATTATCGGGCGCATGGCATAAATTGCGGGAGGATCCGATCCTGCGCTTTATGGTGATTTCGCTGGCTTTCTACGGCATGTCGACTTTTGAAGGCCCGCTTTTGTCCATTAAAACCGTCAATGCGCTCAGCCATTATACCGACTGGACGATCGGTCATGTCCATGCCGGTGCATTGGGCTGGAATGCCTTTATTACCTTTGGTGCGCTTTATTATCTTGTGCCGAAACTGTGGGATAAGCCGCTTTATTCCATGCGTCTGGTGAATACCCATCTGTGGATTGCCACGGTCGGTATTGTCCTTTACATCAGCGCGATGTGGGTTGCCGGAATTATGCAGGGGCTGATGTGGCGTTCTTATGACGAGATGGGTTTTTTGACCTATTCCTTCAGTGAAACCGTGATGGCGATGAAACCTTATTATATCATCCGTGCTTTGGGAGGATTGCTGTTCACGGGAAGTGCTTTCATCATGGTCTATAATTTTTATAAGACGATATATGCGACGCCCGTTTCCGTTAAGACGAAAACGGCACAGCTGGCGGGAGGTGCGGCATGA
- the ccoP gene encoding cytochrome-c oxidase, cbb3-type subunit III: MAVKNKKKPSQGKAGREIDKISGIETTGHEWDGLKELNNPLPRWWLWVFILTCVWAVGYWVVYPAWPTISGHTKGKYGWTQHKQLAAGQEEIREIQAAFLAMLRRTPLTDVKKDPELYAFALTGGAVAFKNHCAACHGTGADGMAHYPNLNDDDWLWGGSVDEIYRTIKYGIRSSHDETHISAMSSFGTDGILTRPEILAVTDHVRSLSGLGEDNARGAVIFQEQCSSCHGLDGKGDRAIGAPNLTDAVWLYGSSRDAVSSVIFSARNSVMPHWHGVISDDKIRQLALYVHSLGGGE, from the coding sequence ATGGCGGTGAAAAATAAAAAAAAGCCATCGCAAGGAAAAGCGGGGCGTGAAATTGATAAAATTTCAGGTATTGAAACAACCGGCCACGAATGGGACGGCCTGAAAGAGCTGAATAATCCTTTGCCGCGCTGGTGGTTATGGGTGTTTATTCTGACCTGTGTCTGGGCTGTCGGATATTGGGTCGTCTATCCGGCATGGCCGACGATCTCGGGACATACCAAAGGGAAATACGGCTGGACGCAGCATAAGCAGCTGGCGGCCGGACAGGAAGAAATACGTGAAATTCAGGCGGCATTTCTTGCAATGTTACGCCGGACGCCGTTAACGGACGTTAAGAAAGATCCGGAACTTTACGCTTTCGCGCTGACGGGCGGAGCGGTGGCCTTCAAAAACCATTGCGCGGCTTGTCACGGTACCGGTGCGGACGGTATGGCGCATTACCCGAACCTGAATGATGATGACTGGCTTTGGGGCGGCAGCGTGGACGAAATTTACCGCACAATCAAATACGGTATCCGCTCATCCCATGACGAAACACATATTTCCGCCATGAGTTCTTTCGGAACGGACGGCATTTTGACGCGCCCCGAGATTCTGGCAGTGACCGATCATGTGCGGTCGCTTTCGGGATTGGGGGAAGATAATGCCCGCGGTGCCGTTATTTTTCAGGAGCAATGCTCCAGCTGTCACGGTCTGGACGGCAAAGGTGATCGTGCCATCGGTGCGCCGAACCTGACCGATGCGGTCTGGCTTTACGGCAGCAGCCGCGATGCGGTTTCCTCCGTCATTTTCTCTGCCCGTAACAGCGTGATGCCGCATTGGCATGGCGTCATCAGCGATGATAAAATTCGTCAGCTGGCGCTGTATGTGCATTCTTTGGGTGGCGGCGAATGA